A DNA window from Onthophagus taurus isolate NC chromosome 1, IU_Otau_3.0, whole genome shotgun sequence contains the following coding sequences:
- the LOC139432593 gene encoding alpha-1,6-mannosyl-glycoprotein 2-beta-N-acetylglucosaminyltransferase-like → MILYWQYISTKLKNFRIYIKSKLQDTNAIRLAVFEGVILVLCICFVLIIIYHAPKMHTWKTNIENNRIMDKIKRYNSMQIIYNTDIYGPVDSDTVIIVIHVRDKLNYLQYLVDSLSRSRNIERSLLIFSHDYYNENINKFVHKTNFARYIQIFYPYSIQTHPNRFPGHEVKECIKLTTPNENHKSLCHRKTLLIQEKHRYWWTINTVFEGLQVSKNISNLVLFLEEDQIVIRDFLYVLLRMNFKRKTLCPNCNILSLGTYNSSFKPPDTSTISISPFSASKHNMGMAFNKTTWHQIRNCAREFCTYNDYGWDHSLQYLSLNCAQLNVMMIKGPRIYQLEKCNNTNINHSKSCNFDTITKIQKDIKRKRRNLFPIRLQVVNEVVANNVIKQSGFWNDDRDIKMCMALTSGAIVLKKSN, encoded by the exons atgattttgtatTGGCAATACATCTcaaccaaattaaaaaattttcg AATCTACATCAAATCTAAACTTCAAGACACCAACGCTATAAGATTAGCTGTGTTTGAAGGAGTGATTTTAGTTCTTTGCATCTGTTTCGttcttataataatatatcatGCCCCAAAAATGCATACTTGgaaaacaaatattgaaaataacaGAATTATGGATAAAATCAAGAGATACAACTCAATGCAGATAATTTATAACACGGATATCTATGGACCAGTAGATTCAGATACTGTAATAATAGTAATTCATGTTCGTGACAAATTAAACTATTTGCAATATCTAGTGGACAGTTTGTCACGTTCCCGTAACATCGAGAGAAGTTTGCTGATATTTTCGCATGATTATTACAACGAGAACATTAACAAATTTGTCCATAAAACGAATTTTGCGAGATacattcaaatattttatccGTATTCAATCCAAACGCATCCGAATCGATTTCCTGGTCACGAAGTAAAAGAATGTATAAAACTAACCACACCAAATGAGAATCATAAAAGTTTATGTCACAGAAAAACCCTGCTTATACAAGAAAAACACCGATATTGGTGGACGATAAATACTGTTTTTGAAGGGTTACAAGTATCAAAAAACATTAGTaatttagtattatttttagaaGAGGACCAAATTGTTATTAGAGACTTCCTCTATGTACTCCTcagaatgaattttaaaagaaaaacgcttTGCCCGAATtgtaacattttatctttagGAACGTATAATTCAAGTTTTAAACCACCAGATACCTCAACA ATATCTATATCGCCTTTTTCAGCATCGAAACACAACATGGGAATGGCGTTCAACAAAACCACTTGGCATCAAATTAGGAACTGTGCCAGAGAATTTTGCACTTATAACGATTACGGTTGGGATCACTCTTTGCAATATCTCTCCCTGAATTGTGCTCAATTGAACGTAATGATGATAAAAGGCCCAAGGATATATCAACTTGAAAAATG TAATAACACCAATATTAATCATTCTAAAAGTTGTAATTTTGATACTATTACTAAGATTCAAAAGGATATTAAGCGGAAACGACGGAATTTGTTTCCAATTCgtttacaagttgttaatgagGTTGTAGCgaataatgttattaaacaAAGTGGATTTTGGAATGATGATAGGGATATTAAGATGTGTATGGCTTTAACATCTGGAGCGATTGTATTAAAgaaatctaattaa